The following are encoded together in the Nocardioides okcheonensis genome:
- a CDS encoding peptidoglycan D,D-transpeptidase FtsI family protein, which produces MLRLRIGFVLIAMVLSFFGARLVQLQGVDPGSYARMAAAEGAVRVPLVAERGDILDRNGVALADSIKGKVVFADPSLTAEQAPEIARILSDRLSIDYFKTLTALRGRKDGSRYEYVARRVPSTLATDTVAALEEAGFKGIGLDDDPIRDYPAGDVAANLLGYMGTDEPLGGFERTFDQQLAGTDGEATWQSSSSKGVRIPLRESTLKEPRNGTPLRTTIDRDLQWFTQKVLAEAVQQYRAESGAAIVMDTRTGEVLALADVPTFDANNPTAADEEDLGSRALNDAYEPGSVEKVLTAASLIDAGKAFPRQKFKVPGILARQDRPIGDWFDHGLIRLTLAGIIAKSSNIGTVLAADAFSPVQLVDYLQRFGLGEKTDLGVRGETPGILTPGEAMTSQTKDRVAFGQSLSVNVAQMAAAVNTIANGGVRVSPSLISGTAVTDDGVTVGTDVATRTRVVSKQAARATAKMMEKVVDPEDGVAPGAQVPGYLVAGKTGTAQRVVDGVYDGTTTVSFGGFAPADDARFTVYVVVHAPRVDGGGGSITGPVFSRIMGYVLGRYGVGPSGGTPSRLPVEW; this is translated from the coding sequence ATGCTGCGACTGCGGATCGGCTTCGTCCTGATCGCGATGGTGCTCTCGTTCTTCGGGGCACGGCTCGTCCAGCTGCAGGGCGTGGACCCCGGCTCGTACGCCCGGATGGCGGCCGCCGAGGGCGCGGTCCGGGTCCCGCTGGTCGCCGAGCGCGGCGACATCCTCGACCGCAACGGCGTCGCGCTGGCCGACTCGATCAAGGGCAAGGTGGTCTTCGCCGACCCGAGCCTGACCGCCGAGCAGGCACCCGAGATCGCGCGGATCCTCTCCGACCGGCTCTCCATCGACTACTTCAAGACCCTCACCGCGCTGCGCGGGCGCAAGGACGGCAGCCGCTACGAGTACGTCGCCCGGCGCGTGCCGAGCACGCTGGCGACCGACACCGTGGCCGCGCTCGAGGAGGCCGGCTTCAAGGGCATCGGCCTCGACGACGACCCGATCCGGGACTACCCGGCCGGCGACGTCGCGGCCAACCTGCTCGGCTACATGGGCACCGACGAGCCGCTGGGCGGCTTCGAGCGCACCTTCGACCAGCAGCTGGCCGGCACCGACGGCGAGGCGACCTGGCAGTCGTCGTCCAGCAAGGGCGTCCGCATCCCGCTGCGCGAGAGCACGCTGAAGGAGCCCCGCAACGGCACGCCGCTGCGCACGACGATCGACCGGGACCTGCAGTGGTTCACCCAGAAGGTGCTGGCCGAGGCGGTGCAGCAGTACCGCGCGGAGAGCGGCGCCGCGATCGTCATGGACACCCGCACCGGCGAGGTCCTCGCGCTGGCCGACGTCCCGACGTTCGACGCCAACAACCCCACCGCGGCCGACGAGGAGGACCTCGGCTCCCGGGCGCTCAACGACGCCTACGAGCCCGGGTCGGTGGAGAAGGTGCTCACCGCCGCCTCGCTCATCGACGCCGGCAAGGCGTTCCCGCGGCAGAAGTTCAAGGTGCCCGGCATCCTGGCGCGCCAGGACCGCCCGATCGGCGACTGGTTCGACCACGGCCTGATCCGGCTGACGCTGGCCGGCATCATCGCCAAGTCGTCCAACATCGGCACCGTGCTCGCCGCCGACGCCTTCTCCCCGGTCCAGCTCGTCGACTACCTCCAGCGCTTCGGGCTGGGGGAGAAGACCGACCTCGGCGTCCGCGGCGAGACGCCCGGCATCCTCACGCCGGGCGAGGCGATGACCTCCCAGACCAAGGACCGCGTGGCCTTCGGCCAGTCGCTCTCGGTGAACGTCGCCCAGATGGCGGCCGCGGTCAACACGATCGCCAACGGCGGCGTCCGTGTCTCCCCGAGCCTGATCTCCGGCACCGCCGTCACCGACGACGGCGTCACCGTCGGCACCGACGTCGCGACCCGCACGCGGGTGGTCAGCAAGCAGGCCGCCCGCGCGACCGCGAAGATGATGGAGAAGGTCGTCGACCCGGAGGACGGCGTCGCGCCCGGGGCCCAGGTCCCCGGCTACCTCGTGGCCGGCAAGACCGGCACCGCGCAGCGCGTCGTCGACGGGGTCTACGACGGCACCACCACCGTGTCGTTCGGCGGGTTCGCGCCAGCCGACGACGCCCGCTTCACCGTCTACGTCGTGGTCCACGCCCCGCGGGTCGACGGCGGTGGCGGCTCGATCACCGGCCCCGTGTTCTCCCGGATCATGGGCTACGTCCTCGGGCGCTACGGCGTCGGGCCGAGCGGCGGGACGCCGTCGCGTCTGCCGGTCGAGTGGTGA
- the rsmH gene encoding 16S rRNA (cytosine(1402)-N(4))-methyltransferase RsmH, with product MSTPRHAPVLLDRVVALLAPALERPGSVYVDCTLGLGGHSEAVLQRLPQARVVGIDRDPEALRLSRERLASFGDRFTAVHAVYDELPEVVAGLGLDHVDAVFFDLGVSSMQLDVRERGFAYAEDAPLDMRMDPTTGATAADLLNTATAQELTRILREYGEEKFASRIAREVVRRREATPFTTSADLVELLYATIPAPARRTGGHPAKRTFQALRMAVNDELGVLRRAIPASLDVIGVGGRVVVESYHSLEDRLVKRAFADATRLDVPPDLPFVPEGSEPALRLVTRGAEQADEHEIAENPRAASVRLRAVERVLPASRHLPPGVAR from the coding sequence GTGAGCACTCCCCGCCACGCCCCGGTGCTGCTCGACCGGGTCGTCGCCCTGCTGGCGCCCGCGCTCGAGCGCCCCGGCTCGGTCTACGTCGACTGCACGCTCGGCCTCGGCGGCCACAGCGAGGCCGTCCTCCAGCGGCTCCCGCAGGCGCGTGTCGTCGGCATCGACCGCGACCCGGAGGCGCTGCGGCTCTCGCGCGAGCGGCTGGCCTCCTTCGGGGACCGCTTCACCGCCGTCCACGCGGTCTACGACGAGCTGCCGGAGGTCGTCGCGGGGCTCGGACTCGACCACGTCGACGCCGTGTTCTTCGACCTCGGCGTCTCCTCCATGCAGCTCGACGTCCGCGAGCGTGGCTTCGCCTACGCCGAGGACGCCCCGCTCGACATGCGGATGGACCCCACGACCGGCGCGACCGCCGCCGACCTGCTCAACACCGCCACGGCCCAGGAGCTCACCCGCATCCTGCGCGAGTACGGCGAGGAGAAGTTCGCCTCCCGGATCGCCCGCGAGGTGGTGCGCCGGCGCGAGGCCACGCCGTTCACGACCAGCGCCGACCTGGTCGAGCTGCTCTACGCCACCATCCCGGCGCCGGCGCGACGCACCGGCGGACACCCCGCCAAGCGCACGTTCCAGGCGCTGCGGATGGCCGTCAACGACGAGCTGGGCGTCCTGCGCCGGGCGATCCCGGCCTCGCTCGACGTCATCGGGGTCGGCGGGCGCGTCGTCGTCGAGTCCTACCACTCGCTGGAGGACCGGCTGGTCAAGCGGGCCTTCGCCGACGCCACCCGCCTCGACGTCCCCCCGGACCTGCCGTTCGTGCCCGAGGGCTCCGAGCCCGCCCTGCGCCTGGTCACCCGCGGCGCCGAGCAGGCCGACGAGCACGAGATCGCCGAGAACCCCCGCGCCGCCTCCGTCCGCCTGCGCGCCGTCGAACGCGTCCTGCCCGCCTCACGCCACCTTCCCCCTGGAGTCGCCCGATGA
- the mraZ gene encoding division/cell wall cluster transcriptional repressor MraZ — protein sequence MFFGTYTPKLDEKGRLFLPAKFRDELTEGLVVTRGQERCLTVWSLEDFGRLTDRLREAPVTQKSTRDYVRMLFAAASQEVPDKQGRINIPAPLREYASLRKECVVIGSMNRIEIWDPTAWATYSEEQEQKFSELSDEVFPGI from the coding sequence GTGTTCTTCGGCACCTACACGCCCAAGCTCGACGAGAAGGGGCGGCTCTTCCTCCCGGCGAAGTTCAGGGACGAGCTGACGGAGGGACTCGTGGTGACCAGGGGACAGGAGCGCTGCCTCACTGTCTGGTCGCTGGAGGACTTCGGCCGGCTCACCGACCGGCTCCGCGAGGCGCCGGTCACGCAGAAGAGCACCCGCGACTACGTCCGCATGCTGTTCGCCGCCGCCAGCCAGGAGGTGCCGGACAAGCAGGGCCGGATCAACATCCCGGCTCCGCTGCGGGAGTACGCCTCGCTCCGCAAGGAGTGCGTGGTCATCGGGTCGATGAACCGGATCGAGATCTGGGACCCGACGGCCTGGGCGACGTACTCCGAGGAGCAGGAGCAGAAGTTCTCCGAGCTCAGCGACGAGGTCTTCCCCGGGATCTGA
- a CDS encoding AAA family ATPase: MTTGATGQAPDLDTVRRVTGAVRHNIEQVIAGKPDVVNAALVVLLAEGHLLIEDVPGVGKTQLSKALARSIDCSVRRIQFTPDLLPSDVTGVSVFNQDTREFEFRPGGVFANIVVGDEINRASPKTQSALLECMEERQVTVDNATYQLEKPFMVIATQNPIEMEGTYALPEAQRDRFMARVSVGYPVESAEIAMLEGHTSHNPLDDLEPVTDAGEIRKVIEIVGRVHVSPAVHRYAVALTTATRTSPDLHLGASPRATLHLVRAAKAVAATQGRDYVLPDDIHGITSPVLAHRLLPNVEATMSGRTTAAILSGLVESVPVPSAPDATSIPRGSRA; the protein is encoded by the coding sequence GTGACGACTGGGGCAACCGGACAGGCACCCGACCTGGACACCGTCCGCCGGGTGACCGGCGCCGTCCGGCACAACATCGAGCAGGTCATCGCAGGCAAGCCGGACGTGGTCAACGCCGCGCTCGTCGTGCTCCTGGCCGAGGGTCACCTGCTCATCGAGGACGTCCCGGGCGTCGGCAAGACCCAGCTGAGCAAGGCGCTGGCGCGCAGCATCGACTGCTCGGTCCGGCGCATCCAGTTCACGCCCGACCTGCTGCCGTCCGACGTCACCGGCGTCTCGGTGTTCAACCAGGACACCCGCGAGTTCGAGTTCCGCCCCGGCGGCGTCTTCGCCAACATCGTGGTCGGTGACGAGATCAACCGCGCCTCCCCCAAGACGCAGTCCGCGCTGCTGGAGTGCATGGAGGAGCGCCAGGTCACCGTCGACAACGCGACCTACCAGCTCGAGAAGCCGTTCATGGTCATCGCGACCCAGAACCCGATCGAGATGGAGGGCACCTACGCCCTGCCGGAGGCCCAGCGCGACCGCTTCATGGCGCGCGTCTCCGTCGGCTACCCGGTCGAGTCCGCCGAGATCGCGATGCTCGAGGGCCACACCTCGCACAACCCGCTCGACGACCTCGAGCCGGTGACCGACGCCGGGGAGATCCGCAAGGTGATCGAGATCGTCGGCCGGGTGCACGTCTCGCCCGCCGTCCACCGCTACGCCGTGGCGCTGACCACCGCGACCCGCACCAGCCCCGACCTGCACCTCGGTGCGTCCCCGCGCGCGACGCTCCACCTCGTCCGGGCGGCGAAGGCCGTCGCCGCGACCCAGGGCCGCGACTACGTGCTCCCCGACGACATCCACGGCATCACCTCGCCCGTGCTCGCGCACCGGCTGCTGCCCAACGTCGAGGCGACGATGAGCGGTCGCACCACCGCGGCGATCCTCTCGGGCCTCGTCGAGTCGGTGCCGGTGCCGTCTGCGCCCGACGCCACCTCGATCCCCCGCGGCAGCCGTGCGTGA
- a CDS encoding DUF58 domain-containing protein: MREALAALTVRGRAFLAAGITTVVAAVVVGHSSIVRIGVLVAVLPLLTAWWVGRSRYRLALVRTVSPQLVVAGQPATVELTVANESRTPTGVLLLEERLPYVLGTRPRFVLEGLGHGWRRHATYQVRSELRGQFDIGPMTVRVTDPFGLVELGRTFHATTRLTVTPRTISLPSIPLGGAWTGSGDNRPRAFATGSAEDVTVREYRRGDDLRRVHWRSSARVGELMVRREEQPWQSRATVFLDNRGTSHRGQGAASSLEGAVSAAASIAVHLTHHGYTVRLVTASGDSRETQWHSQAAEASTIPLLEALAVVQLDHSPAPDTQWLAEPGHGGLVVGVFGGLAEHDLPFLRRLQHHASSSIAVALDVDAWAPHLPVQPGPGAASQLTASGWRSITIGPRDRLDTAWQELGLMHSRATAAGATR, translated from the coding sequence GTGCGTGAGGCCCTCGCCGCTCTGACCGTCCGCGGACGGGCGTTCCTCGCCGCCGGGATCACCACCGTCGTGGCCGCCGTCGTCGTGGGCCACTCCTCGATCGTGCGCATCGGCGTGCTGGTCGCGGTGCTGCCGCTGCTCACCGCGTGGTGGGTCGGGCGCTCGCGCTACCGGCTCGCGCTGGTCCGGACGGTCTCCCCGCAGCTGGTGGTCGCGGGGCAGCCGGCCACGGTCGAGCTCACGGTCGCCAACGAGTCCCGCACCCCGACCGGGGTGCTGCTGCTCGAGGAGCGCCTCCCCTACGTCCTCGGCACCCGCCCGCGCTTCGTGCTCGAGGGCCTCGGCCACGGCTGGCGCCGGCACGCGACCTACCAGGTCCGCTCCGAGCTGCGCGGGCAGTTCGACATCGGGCCGATGACGGTCCGGGTCACCGACCCGTTCGGGCTCGTCGAGCTCGGCCGGACCTTCCACGCCACCACCCGGCTGACCGTGACCCCGCGGACCATCTCGCTGCCGAGCATCCCGCTCGGGGGCGCCTGGACCGGGTCGGGCGACAACCGCCCCCGCGCCTTCGCGACCGGCAGCGCCGAGGACGTGACGGTGCGCGAGTACCGCCGCGGCGACGACCTGCGCCGCGTCCACTGGCGCAGCTCGGCCCGCGTCGGCGAGCTGATGGTGCGGCGCGAGGAGCAGCCCTGGCAGTCCCGGGCGACCGTCTTCCTCGACAACCGTGGCACCTCGCACCGCGGGCAGGGAGCGGCCAGCTCGCTGGAGGGCGCCGTCTCTGCCGCGGCGTCGATCGCGGTGCACCTCACGCACCACGGCTACACCGTCCGGCTCGTCACCGCGTCGGGCGACAGCCGCGAGACCCAGTGGCACTCCCAGGCGGCAGAGGCCAGCACGATCCCGCTGCTCGAGGCCCTCGCCGTCGTGCAGCTCGACCACTCCCCCGCCCCCGACACCCAGTGGCTCGCCGAGCCGGGCCACGGCGGGCTCGTCGTCGGCGTCTTCGGCGGGCTGGCCGAGCACGACCTCCCGTTCCTGCGACGGCTCCAGCACCACGCGTCGTCCAGCATCGCCGTGGCCCTCGACGTCGACGCCTGGGCGCCGCACCTGCCCGTGCAGCCCGGACCCGGGGCGGCCTCGCAGCTGACCGCCAGCGGCTGGCGCTCGATCACCATCGGTCCGCGCGACCGGCTCGACACCGCGTGGCAGGAGCTGGGCCTGATGCACAGCCGGGCGACGGCGGCAGGAGCGACACGATGA
- a CDS encoding transglutaminase family protein: MRTLTGSPAGWSTLPHQLRVSLVAALTAWTTVLSWRVLTTGFAEVGFPLLFIGVVLAGGGAVARWSRVPVAVVVLGQLVVGALLVLGTTTGSPLPTPGNVDAFRAALDGALESSRQYAAPIQPGVPPVHPLLLIGGTLVLLLVDVLACTLRRAPVAGLVLLAAYTLPVAVTGEAVSWWLFAVVAALFLTLVFIQHSDHVASWGRAPDGERGAFSVRTGAISNTAVGLGTTAIALAVLVPVVVPTMSVSVFDGNGPGTREVQVKDPMIDLRRNLSQGRDVPLLWVTTSGPRPSYLRMSVLTRFNGEAWTSGDREIPPTQTATGTLPPLDGVAVSVPRKEFKYDVRIGPDFRSTWLPTTDQVTRISAGNDWRYDLSTRDFIAARDVTTADSSYDFTGVQLDYDEQAMNAAVSGAGSVQGFYSDVPPTLNNEIRRLAATVTADAPTRFQKAQALQQWFREDGGFRYDKAQVESAGGGDADLLAFLDDRVGYCEQFAASMAIMARVLGIPSRVAVGFLNPERATNGSWEFSAHDLHAWPELYFPGSGWVRFEPTPQDRAGSVPDYTTAEFAPVTESPTPSASRSTELLPERGETPTADAGTADEEGSSIPWVPVLAGLLGLVVLGALLMSPRLVRTARRRQRLGGDIEDLWRELQDVTRDLGHAWPNGRSPRRTGEWLGRLLARPEPGKDRPDRPRRGRDQAPEAAQALDRLVAALERSRYARDPESYTADRFRADAELVEESLAAGVTPREARRATWWPASVVGLRTSRRARSRAAAASADPQSAQTVDELVG, encoded by the coding sequence ATGAGGACGCTGACCGGCTCCCCGGCAGGCTGGAGCACCCTCCCGCACCAGCTGCGGGTGTCCCTGGTGGCGGCCCTCACCGCCTGGACGACCGTCCTGTCGTGGCGGGTGCTGACGACCGGCTTCGCCGAGGTCGGGTTCCCGTTGCTGTTCATCGGCGTCGTGCTCGCCGGCGGCGGTGCCGTCGCCCGGTGGAGCCGCGTCCCGGTGGCGGTGGTGGTGCTCGGCCAGCTCGTCGTCGGTGCCCTGCTGGTGCTCGGCACCACGACCGGATCGCCGCTGCCGACGCCCGGCAACGTCGATGCCTTCCGGGCCGCGCTCGACGGCGCGCTGGAGAGCTCCCGGCAGTACGCCGCGCCGATCCAGCCCGGTGTGCCGCCGGTCCACCCGCTGCTGCTGATCGGCGGCACGCTCGTCCTCCTGCTCGTCGACGTCCTCGCCTGCACCCTGCGCCGCGCCCCGGTGGCCGGCCTGGTCCTGCTGGCCGCGTACACGCTCCCCGTGGCGGTCACCGGCGAGGCCGTCTCGTGGTGGCTCTTCGCCGTCGTCGCGGCGCTCTTCCTCACCCTGGTGTTCATCCAGCACAGCGACCACGTCGCGAGCTGGGGGCGGGCGCCCGACGGCGAGCGCGGCGCGTTCTCGGTGCGCACCGGAGCGATCAGCAACACCGCCGTCGGCCTCGGCACCACCGCCATCGCCCTCGCCGTGCTGGTCCCGGTCGTGGTGCCGACGATGAGCGTCTCCGTCTTCGACGGCAACGGACCGGGCACCCGTGAGGTGCAGGTCAAGGACCCGATGATCGACCTGCGGCGCAACCTGAGCCAGGGCCGCGACGTCCCGCTGCTGTGGGTGACCACCTCCGGGCCGCGCCCCAGCTACCTCCGCATGTCGGTGCTCACCCGCTTCAACGGCGAGGCCTGGACGTCGGGCGACCGGGAGATCCCGCCGACGCAGACCGCGACCGGGACGCTCCCCCCGCTCGACGGGGTGGCGGTGTCGGTGCCGCGCAAGGAGTTCAAGTACGACGTCCGGATCGGCCCCGACTTCCGGTCGACCTGGCTGCCCACGACCGACCAGGTGACCCGCATCTCCGCCGGCAACGACTGGCGCTACGACCTCAGCACCCGCGACTTCATCGCCGCGCGCGACGTCACCACGGCGGACTCCAGCTATGACTTCACCGGTGTGCAGCTCGACTACGACGAGCAGGCGATGAACGCCGCCGTCTCCGGCGCCGGCTCGGTCCAGGGCTTCTACTCCGACGTCCCGCCGACCCTCAACAACGAGATCCGGCGCCTGGCCGCGACCGTCACCGCAGACGCCCCGACGCGCTTCCAGAAGGCGCAGGCCCTGCAGCAGTGGTTCCGCGAGGACGGCGGCTTCCGCTACGACAAGGCGCAGGTCGAGTCGGCGGGAGGCGGCGACGCCGACCTGCTGGCGTTCCTCGACGACCGGGTGGGCTACTGCGAGCAGTTCGCCGCGTCCATGGCGATCATGGCCCGCGTCCTGGGCATCCCGAGCCGGGTGGCGGTCGGCTTCCTGAACCCCGAGCGCGCCACCAACGGCTCGTGGGAGTTCTCCGCCCACGACCTGCACGCCTGGCCCGAGCTGTACTTCCCGGGCTCCGGCTGGGTGCGCTTCGAGCCGACGCCCCAGGACCGCGCCGGCTCGGTCCCCGACTACACCACGGCCGAGTTCGCCCCGGTCACGGAGTCGCCGACCCCCAGCGCGTCGCGGTCGACCGAGCTGCTGCCCGAGCGCGGCGAGACGCCCACCGCCGACGCCGGCACCGCCGACGAGGAGGGCTCGAGCATCCCGTGGGTGCCGGTCCTCGCCGGCCTCCTCGGCCTGGTCGTGCTCGGCGCGCTCCTGATGAGCCCGCGGCTGGTGCGGACCGCCCGCCGCCGCCAGCGCCTCGGCGGGGACATCGAGGACCTGTGGCGCGAGCTGCAGGACGTCACCCGCGACCTCGGCCACGCCTGGCCCAACGGTCGCAGCCCTCGTCGTACGGGCGAGTGGCTCGGCCGCCTGCTCGCCCGACCGGAGCCCGGCAAGGACCGGCCCGACCGTCCGCGCCGCGGCCGTGACCAGGCACCGGAGGCGGCGCAGGCCCTCGACCGGCTGGTGGCGGCGCTCGAGCGCAGCCGCTACGCCCGCGACCCCGAGTCCTACACCGCCGACCGGTTCCGGGCGGATGCCGAGCTCGTCGAGGAGTCGCTCGCTGCCGGCGTCACCCCGCGCGAGGCCCGCCGGGCCACCTGGTGGCCCGCCTCGGTCGTCGGCCTGCGCACGTCGCGGCGCGCGCGGTCGCGCGCGGCTGCCGCCTCCGCGGACCCCCAGTCGGCGCAGACGGTCGACGAGCTGGTCGGCTGA
- a CDS encoding DUF3040 domain-containing protein, with protein MELSEEELRLLEQMERALVEEDPKFASTLRGTSFQRTARRRMILGGVILAVGIGLLVLAVLLDLSAVLQTVLGVAGFVVMLGGAVLALTAARSPSAPAKVRSSGRSGLGVVDGGRMHRPHRPGRQRNGSPFMERVEERWRRRRERGL; from the coding sequence GTGGAGCTCTCCGAGGAAGAACTGCGACTGCTCGAGCAGATGGAGCGCGCCCTCGTCGAGGAGGACCCGAAGTTCGCCTCCACCCTGCGCGGCACCTCGTTCCAGCGCACCGCGCGACGACGGATGATCCTCGGCGGCGTGATCCTCGCCGTCGGCATCGGCCTCCTCGTGCTCGCCGTGCTGCTCGACCTCTCCGCCGTCCTCCAGACGGTCCTCGGCGTGGCCGGCTTCGTGGTCATGCTCGGCGGTGCGGTCCTCGCCCTCACCGCGGCCCGCTCGCCCTCCGCGCCCGCCAAGGTGCGCTCCTCGGGCCGTTCCGGGCTGGGCGTCGTCGACGGCGGCCGCATGCACCGTCCGCACCGCCCCGGTCGCCAGCGCAACGGCAGCCCGTTCATGGAGCGGGTCGAGGAGCGGTGGCGCCGCCGCCGCGAGCGCGGCCTCTGA
- the dinB gene encoding DNA polymerase IV codes for MTDTPLLHVDMDAFYASVALRERPDLVDEPVVVGGSGRGVVLAANYVARRYGIHSALPMARVRRLCPHVTVLPPDYTSFMSVSASVMETFREVTPLVEAYSLDEAFLDVRGSTRRLGPPEAIAEQLRATIHDEQGITCSVGVAGSVSVAKVASRRAKPDGVLVVRPAEVTSFLHPLDVGELYGVGEKTREVLHRAGLVTVADIARLPVPELQRAVGRHLGQHLHHLAWGTDRAELVPRPVHQEPDRSMGADETFARDTADREVVVRELLRLSGRVAGRMRAAGVVGRTVALKVRFSDFTTITRSRTLPEVTDVTVEVHRVVTGLYDALDLPRTRVRLVGVRVEGLVPRASVQRQLVLGEPEHGWEDADRAVDRATRRFGSSAVRPASLV; via the coding sequence GTGACCGACACCCCGCTCCTGCACGTCGACATGGACGCCTTCTACGCCTCCGTCGCGCTGCGTGAGAGGCCCGACCTGGTCGACGAGCCGGTGGTCGTCGGCGGCAGCGGTCGCGGCGTCGTGCTGGCCGCCAACTACGTCGCCCGCCGCTACGGCATCCACTCGGCGCTGCCGATGGCCCGCGTGCGCCGGCTGTGCCCGCACGTCACGGTCCTCCCGCCCGACTACACCAGCTTCATGAGCGTCTCGGCCTCGGTGATGGAGACCTTCCGGGAGGTGACGCCCCTCGTGGAGGCGTACTCGCTGGACGAGGCGTTCCTCGACGTCCGCGGCTCGACGCGTCGGCTCGGCCCGCCGGAGGCAATCGCCGAGCAGCTGCGCGCGACGATCCACGACGAGCAGGGCATCACCTGCTCCGTCGGCGTGGCCGGCTCGGTGTCGGTCGCCAAGGTCGCCAGCCGGCGGGCCAAGCCCGACGGCGTCCTGGTGGTCCGGCCCGCCGAGGTCACCTCCTTCCTCCACCCGCTCGACGTGGGTGAGCTCTACGGAGTCGGGGAGAAGACCCGCGAGGTGCTCCACCGGGCCGGGCTGGTCACCGTGGCCGACATCGCCCGCCTGCCGGTGCCGGAGCTCCAGCGGGCCGTCGGCCGACACCTCGGCCAGCACCTCCACCACCTCGCGTGGGGCACCGACCGCGCCGAGCTGGTGCCGCGGCCGGTGCACCAGGAGCCCGACCGGTCGATGGGGGCCGACGAGACCTTCGCGCGCGACACCGCCGACCGGGAGGTGGTCGTCCGTGAGCTGCTGCGGCTCTCCGGGCGGGTGGCCGGCCGGATGCGGGCGGCCGGCGTCGTCGGTCGCACCGTCGCCCTCAAGGTGCGCTTCTCCGACTTCACCACGATCACCCGCTCGCGCACCCTGCCGGAGGTCACCGACGTGACGGTCGAGGTGCACCGCGTGGTCACCGGGCTCTACGACGCGCTCGACCTGCCGCGCACCCGGGTGCGGCTGGTGGGCGTCCGGGTGGAGGGCCTGGTGCCGCGTGCGAGTGTCCAGCGCCAGCTCGTCCTCGGCGAGCCCGAGCACGGCTGGGAGGACGCCGACCGCGCCGTCGACCGCGCCACCCGCCGCTTCGGGTCGAGCGCCGTGCGGCCCGCGAGCCTGGTCTGA
- a CDS encoding class I SAM-dependent methyltransferase, translating to MQQPSASERRQSVRTGVVWDGVRTLLETDATLREQQARIVDVGGGTGGFAVPLAELGHRVQVIDPSPDALASLDRRARERGVADRVAGQQGDLSDLAALVDDADLVLCHGVLEMVDDPAASLAAIAGVLRTGGHLSLVVAQQHAAVVARAMAGHFQTARELLDGGSAAGRGGRRFTRDEVVDLLGAAGLAPTSVHGVRVFADLVPGSLLDLEPGATAALVELERAVATRPEYLPLATQLHVLARC from the coding sequence ATGCAGCAGCCCTCCGCGAGCGAGCGTCGTCAGTCCGTCCGCACCGGCGTGGTCTGGGACGGCGTGCGCACCCTGCTGGAGACCGACGCGACCCTGCGCGAGCAGCAGGCCCGGATCGTCGACGTCGGGGGAGGGACCGGCGGGTTCGCCGTCCCGCTGGCCGAGCTGGGCCACCGGGTGCAGGTCATCGACCCGAGCCCCGACGCCCTCGCCTCGCTCGACCGCCGGGCCCGCGAGCGGGGCGTCGCCGACCGGGTCGCCGGCCAGCAGGGCGACCTGTCCGACCTCGCCGCGCTGGTCGACGACGCCGACCTGGTGCTGTGCCACGGTGTGCTCGAGATGGTCGACGACCCCGCCGCGTCCCTCGCCGCCATCGCCGGCGTGCTGCGCACCGGCGGACACCTCAGCCTGGTCGTCGCGCAGCAGCACGCGGCCGTCGTCGCCCGCGCCATGGCCGGGCACTTCCAGACCGCCCGCGAGCTGCTCGACGGCGGGTCCGCGGCCGGGCGCGGTGGCCGTCGCTTCACCCGCGACGAGGTGGTCGACCTCCTCGGCGCGGCGGGCCTGGCCCCGACGTCGGTCCACGGTGTGCGGGTCTTCGCCGACCTGGTCCCCGGCAGCCTCCTCGACCTCGAGCCCGGCGCCACGGCGGCCCTCGTCGAGCTGGAGCGGGCCGTGGCGACCCGCCCCGAGTACCTCCCGCTGGCGACGCAGCTCCACGTGCTCGCCCGGTGCTGA
- a CDS encoding SAV_6107 family HEPN domain-containing protein, protein MTTAPFGPTSAATLPASAHTYLARSAASLSDAITARDVPTRYACAHVAALCAAAALLAARARPAPRGRRQKNAWVLLCEVAPELTEWATFFAAGAAKRAAAEAGSTRAVTEREADDLVRDSDRFLAVVEQSLGLVPHASVA, encoded by the coding sequence ATGACGACCGCACCGTTCGGCCCGACGTCGGCGGCGACGCTGCCGGCCAGCGCCCACACGTACCTCGCCCGCTCCGCGGCCTCGCTCAGCGACGCGATCACGGCCCGCGACGTCCCCACCCGGTACGCCTGCGCCCACGTCGCCGCCCTGTGCGCGGCGGCCGCGCTGCTCGCGGCGCGCGCCCGTCCGGCGCCGCGGGGGCGCCGGCAGAAGAACGCCTGGGTGCTGCTGTGCGAGGTCGCTCCCGAGCTGACCGAGTGGGCGACGTTCTTCGCGGCCGGCGCCGCCAAGCGGGCGGCCGCCGAGGCCGGGTCGACCCGCGCGGTGACCGAGCGCGAGGCCGACGACCTGGTGCGCGACTCCGACCGGTTCCTCGCGGTCGTCGAGCAGTCGCTGGGCCTGGTCCCGCACGCCAGCGTCGCCTGA